In one window of Thermodesulfovibrionales bacterium DNA:
- the rpsI gene encoding 30S ribosomal protein S9: MAEIRYTATGRRKTSIAQVTLVSGNGQIIVNEKPVDSYFPRETLRMMIRQPLELTGMIAKLNVSSKVIGGGLTGQAGALRHGISRALTLMDSDLRPKLKKEGFISRDPREKERKKYGQKGARKRFQFSKR; the protein is encoded by the coding sequence ATGGCTGAAATAAGATATACGGCAACAGGAAGAAGGAAGACCTCAATTGCACAAGTGACGCTTGTTTCCGGCAACGGACAGATCATCGTTAACGAAAAGCCCGTTGATTCCTATTTCCCGAGGGAAACCCTGAGGATGATGATCCGCCAGCCCCTGGAACTGACGGGCATGATCGCAAAGCTCAACGTCTCCTCAAAGGTCATTGGAGGGGGGCTCACGGGCCAGGCAGGCGCATTGAGGCATGGGATCTCAAGGGCCCTGACCCTCATGGACAGTGACTTAAGGCCAAAACTCAAGAAGGAAGGTTTCATATCGAGAGACCCGAGGGAAAAAGAGAGAAAGAAGTACGGCCAGAAGGGCGCCAGGAAGAGATTCCAGTTCTCGAAGAGATAA
- the argC gene encoding N-acetyl-gamma-glutamyl-phosphate reductase: MIKAAICGGSGYAGAELLRILASHPEVRITVVTSEKSSGKRVTDLFPHLALYEDLLFEPLETEKIASRADLFFMALPHATAQAPVDYLVKKGKKVVDLSADFRLRDAEVYEEWYKTSHKFPDTLKKAVYGLPEIYRKKIAKASIIANPGCYPTGAILGLYPALRKGLVDPDSIIVDSKSGTSGAGRQSDVAYSFCEVNEGFRAYGIAKHRHTPEIEQEFSLAAGEEIKVTFTPHLVPLDRGILTTLYAKLTTAIDTKGAIEVYRKSYAGEPFIRVLGEGKLPNVKNVRGTNLCEIGVVVNGRRGALIVVTAIDNLVKGASGQAVHNMNIMMGFEEETALSAIALFP; the protein is encoded by the coding sequence ATGATAAAGGCAGCAATATGCGGCGGCAGCGGATATGCAGGCGCAGAACTCCTCAGGATTCTGGCCTCACATCCAGAGGTCAGGATTACCGTAGTCACTTCTGAGAAGTCCTCAGGGAAAAGAGTCACTGATCTCTTTCCTCACCTCGCTCTTTACGAAGATCTCCTCTTCGAACCCCTGGAAACGGAAAAGATCGCGTCGAGGGCCGATCTCTTTTTCATGGCCCTTCCCCATGCGACAGCTCAGGCCCCCGTAGATTACCTCGTGAAAAAGGGGAAGAAGGTTGTCGACCTGTCAGCCGATTTCCGGCTCAGGGACGCAGAGGTCTATGAGGAGTGGTATAAGACGTCCCATAAGTTTCCAGATACCTTGAAGAAAGCTGTCTATGGCCTCCCCGAGATCTACCGGAAGAAGATTGCAAAGGCCAGCATCATAGCAAACCCCGGTTGCTATCCCACAGGCGCTATCCTTGGTCTCTACCCCGCTTTAAGGAAAGGCCTCGTCGACCCCGATTCGATCATCGTCGATTCGAAATCAGGCACATCGGGGGCCGGAAGGCAGTCTGACGTCGCTTATTCCTTCTGTGAGGTGAATGAGGGATTCAGGGCATACGGCATCGCGAAACACCGGCACACCCCTGAAATAGAGCAGGAGTTCAGCCTTGCAGCCGGCGAGGAGATCAAGGTCACCTTTACTCCCCATCTCGTTCCCCTCGACAGAGGGATACTGACAACCCTCTATGCAAAGCTCACAACGGCCATCGACACGAAAGGAGCGATCGAGGTCTACCGGAAGTCCTATGCTGGGGAACCCTTTATAAGGGTCCTCGGAGAAGGAAAGCTCCCGAACGTCAAGAACGTCAGGGGAACGAACCTCTGCGAGATCGGGGTTGTCGTGAATGGCAGGAGAGGTGCACTCATAGTCGTCACCGCAATCGACAACCTTGTCAAGGGTGCATCAGGTCAGGCCGTCCATAATATGAACATCATGATGGGCTTCGAGGAAGAGACGGCTCTCTCCGCGATAGCGCTCTTCCCTTAG
- a CDS encoding NifU family protein, with protein sequence MLERSKIEDALNQIRPALQRDGGNVELVDVTPENVVKVKLVGACGTCPMSILTLKRGIEATLKQRIPEIASVESV encoded by the coding sequence ATGTTGGAAAGATCGAAGATCGAAGATGCGCTGAACCAGATAAGGCCGGCATTGCAGCGGGACGGCGGGAACGTCGAACTCGTTGATGTGACTCCGGAGAATGTTGTGAAGGTGAAGCTTGTCGGTGCCTGCGGCACATGCCCCATGTCGATTCTTACCCTGAAGCGCGGCATAGAGGCCACCCTGAAACAGAGGATCCCCGAGATAGCGTCGGTAGAATCAGTCTAA